In the Roseofilum reptotaenium CS-1145 genome, GCAATAGATTTTTGGGTTAAACCATTCTCAGTTGAAGGATCAATTTCTATATTGGTTTTGATTCTGGCTTTTTTCTCACTCCAACCTGTAATCGGAACCACTTGAATAACTGGGACACGAGCATTGTAAAGATTATTGGTCACGACAACACAAGGCCGTATTTTTCCAGTTTCTGAACCTTGAGTTGGATCGAGGTTCAGATCTAAAATTAAGCCACGTGTGATATCTCTCATGTGTTACTCTGGCCAATCACTTAACGCAGCTTCTGTCAATTCTTGGGTTTCCTGGCAGGTTTGATAAACTTCAGCATATAACCGTGCCGACTCTTCTAAATCGAGCGATTCGGACTCTAGTTCCTGACGCAAACGCTCGATCGCTCTACGCACCAATGCATCTTGGTCAGAAAATCCATAATCCCGATATTTCTGCAAAAATTGTGCGTGGGGTTCTTCCACCTCAATTCGTACTTGAACCATAAGCCAGTAAGAATGCTAACTCTGTTATTTTAATCTAAAACGCTAATATTAAGTAAAGGGTGGTGCGTTACTACGAATCAACTAGCACAGAGCGCTATAATACGAAAATGTTTCCCCCGAACCGTCATGAATGATAGTCAACGCATCACCGCGATCGCTGTAATTGTGGCATTGGCTAACCAAAAAGCGCCCCTATCTCCAGCGCTACAAACTGAACTGAAAAATATCCTTAACATTCAGCCATTAAATTTTGGCACTCTGCATAACTTTGGCACTCAAGTTCCTCTCAAATCTATCTATTTCCAAGCACGTCAACGCTTGCAAACTAAAGCCAGTCAAAGGACAAAAGGAGATTTGCCCATTCCAGGAGAAGCGGATGATTCTGATACTTCGTTGCTGATTAATTATATTACCCAGCTAGATGAGAAAAAGAATACCGAATTAGAGGAAGTTTTGCAAAATATCGCCCAATCTGAAGATATACGTGCTGCCGCCAGAGCGACCTTGACGATGACTGGCTTTCCCGGTAATCTATGGTCATGGATAAAACGCAACTGATTTACCCGAATCTAAATTCATTTCTCTATGACTTACGCTATGGATTAGGGAGCGATAAAGAGCAACTTCAGGAAAATCGCTTAGGTTTTTGGCGCAAAGTTGATCCGCAGTTAGATGTAGAAGAACGGGTTAGTCAGGAAAAGGAATATGAAAACAAAGATTTCGCTTGGTTAAAATTCCTGCAATTTGAGTTGCCTCTCGATGGTTTTTCTGCACCCGCACAACTCCGGGATAGCTATGGTTTGTTGGTAAATTATTCGATAGATAAACAAGATAATAGGTCTGATTATTCGCCTCAAGATTACGATCAATTGCCTAATCTCAAGAATAGAATCCTAAAACACCTTGCCCATGGGCAAGATATCAGTCAATCGCAAAACTGCTACGGCACACTTGGCCAATCTTGGCTATTGTGGGCGCAAGTTTCCACAGATACAGATACAAAATCGGT is a window encoding:
- a CDS encoding type II toxin-antitoxin system PemK/MazF family toxin — translated: MRDITRGLILDLNLDPTQGSETGKIRPCVVVTNNLYNARVPVIQVVPITGWSEKKARIKTNIEIDPSTENGLTQKSIADCLKTHPVDYRSRLVAVRGELEQSIMSEIDRALKFIFALND